The following coding sequences are from one Carassius auratus strain Wakin chromosome 47, ASM336829v1, whole genome shotgun sequence window:
- the LOC113065114 gene encoding dystroglycan-like, with the protein MRNKLREFRDGGHPMLGQRDRTLLVLLITMVLTEMEVWASWDQNPMEVLGDSSQLEASMHSAVLSDIREAEAAVAAVSQPSGFPDSAAVVGRVFQMRVPIKAKNSRSTVKITEASKDVLPAWLHWDAETGTLQGLPLETDKGVHYISVSVFNGSQVSQSPDVFSIEVHPEEHADTDPFQLAIQQSASNDVQPFICGNEEPVTVLTVILDADLTKMSSKQRVELLANMKKFSGMGLQHMKILPVVNNRLFDMSAFMAGPGNAKKVVENGALLSWKLGCSLDQSSIPDISSVQVPAKEGAMSVQLGYPVVGWHIANKKPHVPKRVRRQLNNTPTPIPSLLPPTTYPEPHIRIVPTPTSPSIAPTSDSSAPLVRDPVPLPVKPTIRNRDPPAYTPTLGPPQPTRVMDTTSTIAIEPTMTRPVYVGPSVTPATPTTRKPTKRPERKKTKTTPIPREPKTTTTKPPRRTAPPVIPIDGNIKPLLQNPIDQVNAYVGTYFEVKVPSDTFFDKEDGTTDKLRLTLRQSNDVVGDDSWIQFNSTSQLLYGLPDQVHEGKHEYLMQATDKGGLSVIDAFEVHVNRWRNSVKSPVLFTAVFEGDARTVTNDIHKKILLVKKLAQSFGDRNSSTVTLKNIMKGSIIVEWTNNSLQQSPCPKEQILQLSRKISNNDGRPSQQFMHVMEPDFRALNITVRGTESCRSYMFVPSGEIPDPTTSPVTPAVGLGRGSNDDVYLHTVIPAVVVAAILLIAGIIAMICYRKKRKGKLTIEDQATFIKKGVPIIFADELDDSKPPPSSSMPLILQEEKPPLPPPEYPNMACPETTPLNQDLLGEYIPLHDEDPNAPPYQPPPPFSTPMEGKGSRPKNMTPYRSPPPYVPP; encoded by the exons ATGCGCAATAAACTGAGAGAGTTCCGGGATGGGGGACACCCCATGCTGGGGCAGAGGGACAGGACTCTTCTGGTGTTGCTGATCACAATGGTGCTGACAGAAATGGAAGTGTGGGCTTCCTGGGATCAGAACCCAATGGAAGTTCTAGGCGACTCAAGTCAGCTGGAGGCGTCTATGCATTCGGCGGTGCTGTCGGACATACGTGAGGCGGAAGCGGCGGTCGCAGCGGTGTCTCAGCCCAGTGGCTTCCCAGACTCTGCAGCGGTTGTGGGCAGGGTGTTCCAAATGCGGGTGCCCATCAAAGCAAAGAATTCCAGGAGCACAGTAAAG ATCACAGAAGCAAGCAAGGATGTGCTTCCAGCATGGTTGCATTGGGATGCAGAGACTGGCACACTTCAAGGCCTTCCCCTAGAGACAGACAAGGGCGTTCACTACATATCTGTTTCTGTTTTCAATGGGAGCCAAGTCTCCCAAAGCCCAGATGTGTTCTCCATTGAGGTGCACCCAGAGGAGCATGCTGACACAGACCCTTTTCAGCTTGCAATTCAGCAGTCAGCCAGCAATGATGTCCAACCTTTCATCTGTGGCAATGAGGAGCCTGTAACTGTGCTTACCGTCATTCTGGACGCGGACCTCACAAAGATGAGTTCGAAGCAGAGGGTGGAACTACTTGCCAACATGAAAAAGTTTTCTGGAATGGGGCTTCAGCACATGAAGATTCTACCTGTTGTCAATAACCGTTTGTTTGACATGTCTGCTTTCATGGCAGGACCAGGAAATGCTAAGAAGGTGGTTGAAAACGGAGCCCTTTTGTCCTGGAAACTTGGCTGCAGTCTGGATCAGAGCAGCATTCCTGATATTAGTAGTGTTCAGGTTCCAGCAAAAGAAGGAGCCATGTCTGTACAGTTGGGATATCCAGTCGTTGGATGGCATATTGCTAATAAAAAGCCCCATGTACCCAAAAGGGTGCGAAGGCAGCTCAACAACACCCCCACTCCCATTCCCTCATTACTCCCCCCAACAACTTACCCTGAGCCCCACATCCGTATTGTTCCTACACCAACCTCTCCTTCTATTGCTCCTACCTCGGACAGTTCTGCCCCACTTGTTCGTGACCCTGTGCCGCTTCCTGTGAAACCTACCATTCGAAACAGAGATCCACCCGCATACACACCGACCTTAGGCCCCCCACAGCCAACACGAGTAATGGACACCACCAGCACTATCGCCATCGAGCCCACCATGACCAGGCCTGTGTATGTTGGGCCCTCTGTGACTCCAGCAACACCCACCACCAGGAAACCAACAAAAAGacctgaaaggaaaaaaacaaagacaacccCAATACCAAGAGAACCCAAAACCACCACAACTAAGCCACCAAGGCGCACCGCACCCCCTGTTATCCCGATTGATGGCAATATAAAACCTCTGCTGCAAAACCCAATTGATCAGGTGAATGCCTATGTTGGCACCTACTTTGAAGTGAAGGTTCCATCCGACACGTTTTTTGACAAAGAGGATGGAACTACCGATAAGTTAAGACTTACTTTGCGCCAAAGCAATGATGTGGTTGGAGATGATTCCTGGATACAGTTCAATAGCACAAGCCAGTTGCTCTATGGATTACCAGACCAGGTGCATGAAGGAAAACATGAGTATTTAATGCAGGCAACTGACAAAGGAGGTCTCTCTGTAATAGATGCCTTTGAGGTCCATGTCAATCGATGGCGAAACAGTGTTAAGTCACCGGTGTTGTTTACTGCTGTGTTTGAAGGGGATGCGCGAACAGTCACCAATGATATTCACAAGAAGATCCTTCTTGTCAAGAAACTGGCCCAGTCTTTTGGTGATCGCAACAGTAGCACTGTTACACTGAAGAACATAATGAAGGGCTCTATCATAGTGGAATGGACCAACAACAGCCTTCAGCAAAGCCCCTGTCCAAAAGAGCAAATACTGCAGTTGAGCAGAAAAATCTCTAATAATGATGGCAGACCCTCTCAACAATTCATGCATGTTATGGAACCGGACTTCAGGGCCTTAAATATCACCGTCAGAGGCACAGAAAGCTGTCGGAGCTACATGTTTGTTCCGTCAGGTGAGATCCCAGATCCGACCACCTCCCCTGTTACTCCCGCCGTGGGCTTGGGAAGAGGGAGCAATGATGATGTGTATCTTCACACCGTCATACCGGCAGTGGTGGTTGCAGCTATTCTGCTGATAGCTGGAATCATTGCCATGATCTGCTATCGCAAGAAGCGCAAGGGAAAGCTGACTATCGAAGACCAAGCAACCTTCATCAAGAAAGGAGTGCCCATTATTTTTGCAGATGAGCTTGATGACTCTAAGCCACCCCCATCTTCCAGCATGCCCCTTATCCTTCAAGAGGAAAAGCCTCCGCTTCCTCCACCAGAGTATCCTAACATGGCCTGTCCAGAGACAACACCTCTGAACCAGGACCTTTTGGGAGAGTACATACCTCTACACGATGAGGATCCTAATGCTCCTCCCTACCAGCCACCGCCACCTTTCTCTACCCCAATGGAGGGGAAGGGATCCCGTCCTAAGAACATGACCCCGTACAGATCTCCACCTCCTTACGTGCCACCCTAA